One genomic window of Parasteatoda tepidariorum isolate YZ-2023 chromosome 9, CAS_Ptep_4.0, whole genome shotgun sequence includes the following:
- the LOC139426365 gene encoding cell adhesion molecule Dscam2-like, which produces MVKCFKKLLFGLFIIIWSFIPKTLSTNGTPQIQPFNFPEALSVSQKTSVLCTVNKGIHPLYFRWLKDGKELMSKDNIDINHIKDISALTINPVFQNSTGNYTCVVTNNEGKDEYTALLVVKAPPLWLEQVKDSSTHVGTKFEAKCRASGRPSPVITWWKKGSQGNFVKLQSDIRTSGLEEGHLAISDVRESDEGHYKCEANNGVGDILVAEFHLTVYGKRRYENRKLA; this is translated from the exons ATGGTTAAATGCTTCAAGAAGCTACTATTTGGTTTATTCATCATTATCTGGAGCTTCATCCCTAAAACACTGTCCACAAACG gcACCCCACAAATTCAACCTTTCAACTTTCCTGAAGCTCTTAGTGTGTCACAGAAGACAAGTGTTCTTTGCACCGTTAATAAAGGGATTCATCCTCTCTATTTCCGTTGGCTGAAAGATGGTAAAGAGTTAATGAGTAAAGACAATATTGATATCAATCATATTAAAGATATCTCAGCGCTAACCATAAATCCAGTATTCCAAAACAGTACTGGAAATTATACCTGCGTTGTTACTAACAATGAAGGAAAAGACGAGTACACTGCTTTACTTGTAGTCAAAg CTCCTCCGCTGTGGTTGGAACAAGTCAAGGACTCCAGCACACACGTTGGtacaaaatttgaagcaaaatgcAGAGCATCTGGAAGGCCATCTCCTGTCATTACATGGTggaaaaaag GGTCACAAGGAAATTTCGTCAAACTTCAATCCGACATTCGCACCAGCGGCTTAGAGGAAGGCCATTTGGCTATATCTGATGTTAGAGAATCGGATGAAGGTCATTACAAATGTGAAGCAAATAATGGTGTTGGCGACATTCTTGTTGCAGAATTTCATCTCACAGTATATGGTAAGAGGAGATACGAGAACAGAAAATTGGCGTAG